A window of Variovorax paradoxus genomic DNA:
AGTTCGTACTGCCCCGGCTCATCCGGCAGCGGACGCACCAGGATCGGCTGCACATTCCCGCCGGCCAGTTCGATGTCTGCCTTGAGGCCGGCGAATTCCGCGCTCTCGAACGAGGCGGGATGACGGTTCGCCCACCGCGAGGCACGGATGGTCGCCGGGTCGATCTTGCGCGTGGGCGTGGAGCCGTCGTGCTGACGAAGCCGCTCACGCAGCGCCGCCAACTCTCCCTCCACGGCTTGCATCTGACCGCGGAAGGCCAACATCTGTCCGGGGCCCGTACGGGGAGGGGGCAGGCCGGTCTGAGCGGGTGGAAACCTGGTTTCCACGGCCACCGGGGCGGCGCCCGGCAATGCGGGAGGTACCGGCGTCGATGGCGCAAAGACCGGTGCCGCTGCCGGAACCTGCTCTGGAATCGACAGACCGGCCGTCAATGCTTCGAGACGCTTGCGGGTACTAGCCATTGAAACCTCCTGGGCGGTGGAAACCTGGTTTCCACGCTGTTGGCGTGGGACGAAGGGGGCTGGACGACGAGAAAAACGTCTGAGTCCAGATGTCTGGAAACCAGGTTTCCAGACAAGATAACGTGGCGGCTGCGTGGAAACCAGGTTTCCACATGCGGGCCGGAGTCGCCCCCCGGCGGTGGCAGGCGCGAGGCGTGCAGCATGGGGCTTCGGCGCCGCGCACGACGCGGCCGAGGCCGCGCGGCACGGGTGAGAGCGGCCGTCCGCTGGAAACCAGGTTTCCAGGCCGCGTCGTCACGCCCGTCGCCCTCTTCAGTTCGTGCACCAAGGCTCTCATTGCACCTGCGCCTTGTCCGACCAACTGCTGACCACCGATTGTTCGACCAGATCGACGAACGCATCGTATGCATCGGCCGCACGCTTGTAGGTCTTGGCGGCGCCTTCGTATTTCTGCACGTCGTAGACGGTGGCGAACTCGGCCGCCTTGTTGCTGGTCACACTGGTCTTGGGGATCTCCACCGGCAGTGTGTACTCGCCGTAGGTGGCCTGGATCCACTGTCTGACCGCGGGCGTGGCCGGATCGCTGGGGTCGACCCGGCTGAGCAGCACATGCAGAAACTCGAATGCCTTGCGGGCCAGATCGCCGCCCTGTGCATCGAGGTTGCCGCCCAGATCCGCGAGCAGCGACCAAAACTGCGCGGATGATGCGAAGTCGAGACCCGAAGGCGGTACCGGCACGATGATCCCGTTGGCGGCCCACAGCGCATTGATGGTCACATAGGACAGCGAAGGCGGGGTGTCGATGACGATCACGTCATAGAGATCGCGCACGCTCTCCAGCCCGGCGTTGAGCACGTCCCAGAAGCGCGCGCCAGGCTCCTGCATCTGGCGCGCCGGCAGCGCGAACTCGGCCGAGAAGAGAAAGGGGGCAGCCGCCACCAGGTCCAAACCGTCCCAGTAAGTGGAACGGATCGCGTAGCGGATATCGGACTGGCTCCCATCGCAAAGGGGGGCAATGGTCATGTCCTCGCTGATTTCCGCCTCCGGCAGCAGACCGTGCAAGGTGGTGAGCGAGCCCTGTGGGTCGGTGTCGATGGCCAGTACGCGGTGGCCGCGCAGGCTCAGGCCCTGCGCCAGCACCATGGCCGTCGTCGTCTTGGCCACACCGCCCTTGAAGTTCCCCACCGCGATGGTGAACGCCTTCTTGCCGGCGGGTCGCATCTTGTCGGCGCGGTAGGTGCGCGTCCATGCGCGCAACTCGTTGAGCTCGAAACTGCGCTTGCCGCCGGCGGGCGTCAGCCGGCCGCTGGGCAGGTCCTCCTTGGTGATGCGGTAGGCCACGTGCGCCTTGTCGACACCGCACAGGGCGGCCAGTTGCGCAGTGGAGTAGATCGGTGCAATCTTGCGGGCTTCAGGTGCCAACAGTCGCCCACGGATCTGCTCGACCATCGAGCCGGCGCGCACGGCCAGCGCCGCGATGCGTTGCATGTCGATGCGCGCGCGCGGAGGGGAGGGGTTGGATGGAGCGAGCGTGGAAACCTGGTTTCCAGCGCCGGCGGGAGCGGGCAACGCCATATAGAACAGCCTTATTCAACGGAATTCAGCCATTCTATGAGAATCCGTCGAATGAACAAGATACGCAAACAAACTCACCAAATCGCGCCCGCCGATTGTGAGAAAGATTGGGAACCAAGGTGAGGTTCATTGGGATTGCATCCCTGCCAGACGCGCAAACGACGCGGATTTCGGCAGATCCTGGGAGCGAAGAGGCCGCGAAAGCCCTACGCAGGCGGCATTCGGCGCCATTCTTTCGTCGCCCCCGGCCCGTGGGTGCATCGGAGCCCTTGTCCACTCACGTCAAATCCCAAGTAAGCACACATTGCCCCGAGCCAAATCCCATCGGAGCTCACATTCGATCCCAAATCTTCTCACATCAAATCCCAGACCTACTCACAAAACCCTCTGCAAGTACTTGTCACGTCTCAGGAAATTGCATCTTCAAATCTTCAATCTCTCCAAGTGTTTCTTTTCAATGTCTCAAGAACCACTCGCCAGAACTGTAAATTGACCGAATCACAAAACCCCGGCATGATGTGAACCCGTTGATCCCCTGAAAGAAGTCCATGGAAGAGGGCGAAGTTCCGCGACCACCGCCCAAACCATCCCCCCCACCGGACGAACAGAGTGTCGCCAAGGCCAATGAGGCGATCGCGATCCGCCCCAAACGAGGTCGCCTGACGCTTTTGTCCAGGCGCATCTACAACGCGCTGCTCTACCACTCACAGCGCCAGGGCGTCGACGAGCCGGTCTACAAGCTCGCACTGAGCGAACTGATCGGGGACGCCCGCTTCAACTCCAACAACACCGAACTGCTCAAGTCGCACCTGCGGGACATGCAGGCGACCACCATCGAATGGTCGACCAGCGGCACCGGCCTCAAGCGTTGGGTGTCGTCGCAACTGCTCGGCACGGTCACCATCGAGGAACAGGGCCGCGGCCGGCCCTGCACCATCACCTGGCGCTATCCGGAAGAGATCCGGGAACGGCTGGTCAGACCCCATCAGTACACCCGCGTGCTGCTGGAGATCAGCGGCCAGATGCGAAGCTACCCCGCCGCCGTGCTCTACGAGATCGGTGCGCGCTACCTCACCTCGCCGAGCCGTCTGTCGATGCGCGAGGACGTGCTGTGGTGGGCGGCGGTTCTGACGGGGCGCAGCGACATCACGGAGGTCGACTACCGCTTTCTCAAGCGTGACGTGATCAGCAAGGCGCTGGCCGAGATCGAGGCACTTTGCGAAGACTTCAGCCTCGAGCTCATCGAGCACAAGCGGGGGCGGCGCATCGAAGAAATCCAGTTCAGGGTACTGCCCAAGATGCAGCAGCGCCTCGGGGCGGCCGACGATCCCGCGCGCAATGTCTTCGACCTGGAACTGGTCGGAAAGCTCATCGCGCTGGGGCTCAAGCAGGACGAAGCCCAGGACCTGTATGCGACCACTGACGAAGGGCAGTTGCGCGGCACGATCGAGCATGTGGAGCAAAGGCTGCGCAGCCAGACCCTGCCGGCGCTCAAATCGGCGGCCGCGTATTTCAAGGACGCCCTGAAGAAAGGCTATGCCGGCGTGAAGGGCGAAGAGCCCGCCGCCCAGCCCTCGCTGCCTTCGCCGACGCGGGGAAAGCAGGCAACCCCGCCCGCCGGGGAGGACCGCATGCACCGGATCCGGGAGCTGTGGGAAAACGACCGCATGCAGAAAGCCAAGGCGCTCTACCTGGAAATGCCCGAGGCGATGCAGGCCGAGATGCGCTCGCGCTTCGAGTCCGAACGCCTGGCGCAGATCGCCGCGCCGATCGCCCGGGCATGGCGCCGTGATGGCCCGGCCAGTCGCATCGCGGCCACCACCTTTCATCGCTGGCTGGCGCAGATCACCTGGCCCGAGGAGCCTTCTGATCGGATATTGCTCGATTTCGCCCTGGCCCAGGGCGTGGCCGGCATGTAGCAGGGGGCGGCCCGCAGGTTTCATCACGGCGGTCGCTCCGCGGGGGCCGCCTTGAAAGTGGAAAAGAGAGGGCATTCCTGCCTGCCGCGCGCCCCCTAAGATGGCGCGCATGCGATACGGCTTGGAACAAGCGCGAGAACTGGCAAGGTGCGCCATCATGAATGCGGGCGCGAGCGACGCGATCGCGCTGTCGTTGGCGAACGCGACGCTCGCCGCCGAGCGCTGCGGCCGCAGCGCCGTCGGGTTCGCGCATCTGCCGGACTACCTCGAGGGCTTCGAGGCAGGTCGCATCTCATGCACCGCGCAACCGCGCATCGACTTTCCAACGCCCGCATCCGTCCGTGTCGATGCAGGAGGCGGCATTGCGCAGTTGGGATTTGACGTGGCGTTTCGGCAGTTGGTGAAGCGCACCCGCGTCTACGGCATCGCGATGTTCGTGCAGGCCAATGGCTACACCGCGGGCGAACTGGGCTACTACACGCGCCGCCTTGCAGAATCCGGACTCGTGTCGTTCGCGGTGTCCAATGGACCGGCCCTGATGGCCGCGGGCAGGGCCCAAGAACCCGTGTACGGGACCAATCCGTTCTCTCTCGCCGCGCCGGTCGAGGGCGATGTGCCGCTGGTGATCGACCAGGCAACGAGCGCCACCGCATTCGTGAACCTGCGCAAGGCGGCGCAGAGCGGGGCGCGCATTCCCGAAGGCTGGGTCGTCGATGCCCGCGGCCATCCGGTCACCGATGCCCGGGAGGCCATGAACGGCCTGCTGCTCGCCTTCGGCGGCGGTCGCGGCGCGAACATCGCACTCATGGTGGAAGTGCTCGCTGCCGGCATGTCGGGCGCGAACTGGTCTCTCGATGCCCCATCCTTCTCGGAAGGCAGTGATGCGCCAGGGGTGGGTCTCTTCATCGCGGCCATGGCGCCGGATGTCCTCGTGCCCGGCTTTCGCGCCCGGCTGGCTGCGCAGCTGAATCGCCTGTCCGAAAAGGGCGTGCATATTCCTGGCAGGAGTCCCGCGATTCAGGAGGTCGACATTCCCGACCCGGTCGCGGCAAGGATCGCGCGCTGGTCGCAAAGACGGTAGTCACCAAGCCGGCGCGCGGCGTCCCTCTTCGGCCAGAAATTCCACCAGCGTCGGCAGCGACGCGTCCATCGGGCGGTGGGGCTGGATCCGCATCACATAGCCCCATGAGCCCGGCATGCGCAGGCCCGGCGTGAGCGCCACCAGTCGGCCGTGGGCCAGTTCTTCGTCGATCAGCGGCGAGCGACCCAGCGCGATGCCCACGCCCGCGGCGGCCGCTGCCACCACTGTGCTCAGGCCGCTCAGCACCAGCGGGTCCTGGCCGGTGTCTTCCGGCAGACCCAGCCGCGGGCGCCAGGTGCGCCAATCCGTCTCCGGGCTGTCGATGTGCTTTTCCTGCAGCCAGCGGTGACGCGTGAAGACCCGCGGGTCGTCGCGCTCGTGGGCGGCGATCAGCGCCGGACTGCAGACCGGCACCACGGTCTCGGTCATCAGCGGGATGTCGCCGGGGGCGGCGAGGTGCGGCCCGAGCGAGCGGACATGCAGGAACGCCAGGTCGATGTCCTGCGCCTTCCACGCCGGGTCCTGGCTCGCGTGCAGGAACACCTGGATGTCGATGTCGGGATGCAGCTCGACGAAGCGCCCGATCCGCGGTGCCAGCCACAAAGCCGCCAGCGAGGGGTTGGCCGAGATGTTGAGGTTGTTGCGCCGCCTGCCGCGGGCGCCGGCCCGGGCATTGCTGCAAGCGGTCTCGAGCAGGGTCAAAGCCTGTTGCACCGACACGAGCAGGGCGGCGCCGGCTTCGGTGGTCTGCGCGCGGCGCACCGTGCCGCCCCGGCGCAGCAGGCTTACACCCAGGTCGGCCTCCAGCGTGCGCAGCTGGTGGCTGACGGCGCTCTTGGTGACATTGAGTTCGGACGCGGCGCGGCTGAGGCTCCCCAGGCGGGCAACCGCTTCGAACGCGCGCAAGGTGGCCAGGGGCGGCATGGGGGCGGGCAAATTGGCGAACAGATCGGCAAAGGGTGCAATCTATCTCAACCCACGATTGAGTAACTATCGCTTTCGCCCAAATGCCCGATGCATGACCATGGCGGCTTCGCGGCAAGCATCGATCGATATGTACTTTGATACCAGGCTTTGGCAATTGACCGCGGGACTGCGCATGCGGATGGCGGGCGGCATCTTTCTGGGGCTGTTGGCGCTGGCCGCCGGCATCGCCCGCTACGTGTTTCTCGGACAGCTGCTGGCGCGCGTGTTCGACGCAGCGCCCGTGAAGGACTGGATTGCGCCGGCCGCCTGTGCCGGCGCCATGGTGCTGCTGCGTGCCCTGTTCGACCACCTGCGCACGGTGCAGGCCAACCGCTCCTCGGCCGACGTGCAGCAGGCGCTGCGCGCGCGTCTGTACGACCGCATCGTCGCGCTGGGACCGGCCTGGTTCGCCAACCAGCGCACCGGCGGCGTGATGCTGACGGTGGTGGACGGCGTGGAGCAGCTGCAGACCTTCTTCGGCCAGTACCTGCCGCAGGTCGTCATCGCGGCGGCGGCGCCCTTCGCCATCTTCGCGGTCATCGCCTTCTGGGACGTCCCGACGGCACTTGTGTTCCTGGCCGCCGCGCTGTTCGCGCTGTTCGGCCCGATGGCCGTGCACATGCTGGATCGCCGCGCCAGCCTGGCGCGCACCCGGTCCCTGAATGAATTCGGCGAGGAATTCCTCGACGCGGTGCAGGGCCTGCCCACCCTGAAGTCCTACGGGCAGGGCAAGGCGTGGGGCGAACGCCTGGCTGCCCGCGCACGCAAGCTGTCCGACAGCACTTTCTGGGTGCTGTCGGTCAGCCTGCTGACGCGTGGCATCAGCGACCTGGGCGTGGCGCTGGGCGCCGCGCTGGCGCTGACGGTGGGGGCCTGGCGCGTGGCCGCCGGCGACATGAGCGTGGAAGCCCTGCTGATCGTGCTGATGGCCGGCACCGAGATCTTCCGTCCGCTGCGCGACCTGCGTTCCGTCCTGCACCGGGGCATGCTGGGGCAATCCGCCGCGGCGAGCATCCATGCGCTGATGGACGCCTGGCCATTGACTGCCGCGCCCGATGCACAGGTGGTTGCCGGTGCGCCGACACGCCTGGAACCCACCATCGAATTCGACGGCGTGTCGTTTTCCTATTCGCCGCAGCGCCCCGCCCACCAGGGCCTGTCGCTGCGCATCGCTGCCGGCGAGCGCGTCGGCATCGTGGGCCCCAGCGGCGCGGGCAAGTCCACCATCGTGCGGCTGCTGCTGCGCGAGTGCGTGCCGCAAGCCGGCACCATTCGCGTGGGTGGCCTCGACGTCAACCGCCTCGACACGCAGACGCTGCTGAGCCACATGGCGCTGGTCAGCCAGGACATCACACTGTTCCACGGCACGATCGACGACAACCTGCGGCTGGGGCGGCCCGATGCCACGCACGAGCAGGTGCGCGCCGCGGCCCGCGCCGCCAACATCGACGACTTCATCATGGCGCTGCCGCAGGGCTACGCCACCGCCATCGGCGAACGTGGCCTGCAGCTCTCGGGCGGCCAGCGCCAGCGGGTGGCCATCGCCCGCGCC
This region includes:
- a CDS encoding Ldh family oxidoreductase; protein product: MRYGLEQARELARCAIMNAGASDAIALSLANATLAAERCGRSAVGFAHLPDYLEGFEAGRISCTAQPRIDFPTPASVRVDAGGGIAQLGFDVAFRQLVKRTRVYGIAMFVQANGYTAGELGYYTRRLAESGLVSFAVSNGPALMAAGRAQEPVYGTNPFSLAAPVEGDVPLVIDQATSATAFVNLRKAAQSGARIPEGWVVDARGHPVTDAREAMNGLLLAFGGGRGANIALMVEVLAAGMSGANWSLDAPSFSEGSDAPGVGLFIAAMAPDVLVPGFRARLAAQLNRLSEKGVHIPGRSPAIQEVDIPDPVAARIARWSQRR
- a CDS encoding AAA family ATPase, yielding MQRIAALAVRAGSMVEQIRGRLLAPEARKIAPIYSTAQLAALCGVDKAHVAYRITKEDLPSGRLTPAGGKRSFELNELRAWTRTYRADKMRPAGKKAFTIAVGNFKGGVAKTTTAMVLAQGLSLRGHRVLAIDTDPQGSLTTLHGLLPEAEISEDMTIAPLCDGSQSDIRYAIRSTYWDGLDLVAAAPFLFSAEFALPARQMQEPGARFWDVLNAGLESVRDLYDVIVIDTPPSLSYVTINALWAANGIIVPVPPSGLDFASSAQFWSLLADLGGNLDAQGGDLARKAFEFLHVLLSRVDPSDPATPAVRQWIQATYGEYTLPVEIPKTSVTSNKAAEFATVYDVQKYEGAAKTYKRAADAYDAFVDLVEQSVVSSWSDKAQVQ
- a CDS encoding LysR substrate-binding domain-containing protein is translated as MPPLATLRAFEAVARLGSLSRAASELNVTKSAVSHQLRTLEADLGVSLLRRGGTVRRAQTTEAGAALLVSVQQALTLLETACSNARAGARGRRRNNLNISANPSLAALWLAPRIGRFVELHPDIDIQVFLHASQDPAWKAQDIDLAFLHVRSLGPHLAAPGDIPLMTETVVPVCSPALIAAHERDDPRVFTRHRWLQEKHIDSPETDWRTWRPRLGLPEDTGQDPLVLSGLSTVVAAAAAGVGIALGRSPLIDEELAHGRLVALTPGLRMPGSWGYVMRIQPHRPMDASLPTLVEFLAEEGRRAPAW
- a CDS encoding replication initiation protein, whose amino-acid sequence is MEEGEVPRPPPKPSPPPDEQSVAKANEAIAIRPKRGRLTLLSRRIYNALLYHSQRQGVDEPVYKLALSELIGDARFNSNNTELLKSHLRDMQATTIEWSTSGTGLKRWVSSQLLGTVTIEEQGRGRPCTITWRYPEEIRERLVRPHQYTRVLLEISGQMRSYPAAVLYEIGARYLTSPSRLSMREDVLWWAAVLTGRSDITEVDYRFLKRDVISKALAEIEALCEDFSLELIEHKRGRRIEEIQFRVLPKMQQRLGAADDPARNVFDLELVGKLIALGLKQDEAQDLYATTDEGQLRGTIEHVEQRLRSQTLPALKSAAAYFKDALKKGYAGVKGEEPAAQPSLPSPTRGKQATPPAGEDRMHRIRELWENDRMQKAKALYLEMPEAMQAEMRSRFESERLAQIAAPIARAWRRDGPASRIAATTFHRWLAQITWPEEPSDRILLDFALAQGVAGM